TGCGTcgctacttgcgatgagtttcgcaggcctcgttgggactaaaccacttgttgaaaacctcttgaccacacattgattcccttatttaacgCTGCTATCAGATTGTCAGCAAACAATTATAAATGGATAAATATAAATGGATGGTGTTTTAAGCCACGCCACTCCAGAAATACAAGCTACATTCATCTCTGAATGTTTTTCTGAATTTATTATTGATGTTGTTGAATCAAGATTCATTTTTTTCCATATCAcgctttttgttttcaatcagaTGATGGAAGTGTGCAAGGAGCCCATCCAACGAAAGATCAAGCCCAGGTCGCTGCAGAGAGCTGTAGAAAGGCAATAAGAACTCATTATAGGAGTACCTATGTGAAACTGATACCATGGGAGGATGATGACACAAAACATATCGAAGATATCTTTACAGAATCAACATTGTGGAAATCTGGAGACAAATTGAAATCTTATAAGGATATTTTCCTGCAGACAACAAGACATGGTGATGGCATAAAACGGGTGATTTTGATTGGGTTAGCTGGTAGAGGGAAGTCTACCATCATAGATAAGATGGCTTATGATTGGGCATGTGGTGAAGCACTGCAGCAGTTTGAGCTTGTATTTGTTATAAGAATGAGGGCAGTTGAACAAAGCACAGAGCTAATTGACTCAATTTTTGAACAAGTTTTAGATGAAGATACTGGTGTAGATAAGAACTCGTTGAGTTCTTTTATCAGTCACAATCAAGACAAAGTACTGATCTTATTTGATGGCTGTGATGAGTTAAAGACCCCTACCCTTGATGAAGCCTCATTTGGTTCAATTCTAAAGATCCTGAACTGTAAGAAAGACAGAGAGTGTTttgttgtagtcaccactcgcCCCTCTCACTACAACAAATTAGTGACAAGATCATTAATTCAAGAGCCTGTCACACGGGTCAGGGTTGAAGGTTTTGATACGGAAGATATCAAGAAGTATGTGAAGAGATTTTACTCAGAGGAGCACGTTAAAGCTGAAAAGCTTATTCAGATGATCAAATCCTCAAATGTTTTATCTGATTTGGCAAAGAGTCCAATGCTACTTCTGTTGATGTGTATTTTGTGGAGAGAGGATTCTAAACTCCCAGAAACACTGTATCGTATCTACAGTGAGGTATTGGAGTacatatttcacagaaaaactCAAATGTCATCAGATGAGATATCGAAAGTAACAAATGAACTTGGGAAGATTGCCTTGCAGGGTCTTTTTGCTCCAAAACAACAGCTTGCTTTTCCTGAACAAGTGTTTGATGAACCAAATGTGCTTGAATCTGCCATAAAAGCAGGTATTCTTACTAGACACAAAGTCTTGAAGGGAATGAGAAGTCACAACAGCATTGAGTTCCTGCATAAGTCTTTTCAAGAGTGTTGTGCTGGTAAATACTTACAAAGCTTATTAGAAACCAACAAGGTAGAATTCCAGAGGAACCTGGAAGAAATCATCTTTAAAGGTAATGATTTTGAATATGTTTTGCAGTTTTGTGCTGGTGACAATATGGCATGTACTAATGGCATTTTACAAATACTTACTAAAGTACAAAGCCAGACGCTGAAAGGCCTCCACTGCTACTTTGAGGGCCAGTCAAAAGATTTACCCCCCGTGGAGTTCATGAAGAATGTTCTAACAGATCAGATAGACATTCATAAATGGAAAATGGACACTCTTAAGTCATTCATATACTTTCTTAGAAATGTTCATACCCACAcagaggaaaacaaacaaactgattATCTTGACAAGGTACAGTCAGTAGTGATAAGTGGTTGTCACTTGGGTGAGTGTATGTCAGATTTGGTTGACTCTATGAGCTTAATGACGAATCTTTCATTAGTAGAATTGGTTACGTGCACATTGAATGAGAGTACTGAAGAATATTCTGCATTATCAGGAGCAACCTCATCTGCTGCATTATGGGCCTATCACTTCAAGAAGATGAAGAACCTTCAGACGGTCGTCTTGAGTTACTGCTCATTGACAGTTGAAGATATGACACATATTGCTCCTGCACTGTGTGATCTGCCCAACTTGGTTGAATTGGATCTTGAGAAAAATAACCTTGGTGGTTCCGCTGCATTATGGGCCTATCACTTCAAGAAGATGAAGAACCTTCAAAAGCTTGTCTTGAGTTTCTGCTCATTGGTAGATGAAGATATGACACATATTGCTCCTGCACTGTGTGATCTGCCCAACTTGGTTAAATTGGATCttgggaaaaacacccttggtggtTCCGCTGCATTATGGGCCTACCACTTCAAGAAGATGAAGAATCTTCAGAAGCTTGTCTTGAGTTCCTGCTTATTGACAGATGAAGATATGACACATATTGCTCCTGCACTGTGTGATCTGCCCAACTTGGTTGAATTGGATCTTTGGAAAAATAACCTTGGTGGTTCCGCTGCATGGGCCTATCACTTCAAGAACATGTAGAACCTTGAACAGAAGGTTGTCTTGATGGGCTGCTCATTGACAGTTGAAGATAAGACACATTGATTCTGCATTTTGTGATCATCCACCTTGCTGTGTTGTTGATACAGTAAATTCGGGTGGTACAGTTGTATGATATAACAGTGACTTTGTTACACTCTGCACTGCATCATTCCTTGTATGTACTACTGTACATTGTGTAAAGTATCATCACTATACATTGAGATGATGAATAAAGCTTTGGTAGGTTCTGCTGCATATAGTACCGTCACTAAACTAAAGAAGATGAAGAACCTTCATAAGCTTAGCATGGTGTCCTGAAGCTGtgacacacacacaaattgtaTTTGCACTGCCAACTCAGTGGttgaattgatttttgtttatcagTTGATCAAGTGTCCCATGGCTAAGATGTAGTCACAATCGATCATGTCACCATCTGTTATGTATGTAAATAATGGCAAAtctgatatatatatatatttgtaacTGAACTTTCTTAACAATAATcttctatttttgtttataaccaAACGTTCTCAATTTTATGCAAGAATGCAATCAAATAAGATGTAGTTCAAGGTATAGCAATATCCACTGTCTGTACTATTCAAGCCAAGTACAATTTCGCTGGTGGCTGCCAGTTTGAGGAAAATTATATATAGTCTATGGACCCTCCTACTATAATTAAGTTGAtacaccatttgaaaccattcagaTGAATGGTTTTTGAATAGTATCAAACAGTTGGTGCCCCAAATGGTTTTTGAATGGTGGTGCAGCTGGTACAGAATCCTATGGGGATTATTTTGAGTGGTGCATCAAGGATCACACTTTGTCATGACTTTGAGTGATAACAGGGGGGTGGGGATCAATCTGCCCCTGGTGACAATCTTAAACCATTTGCCTAAAGTAATGTACAGAGTGTATGCCACAGCTCAAAACCATCTGAATGGTTTTGAGTGGTAGTACAGCTTGTCAGCAACACTGCTCTAAACCAtgagtgtacaaaaccaaagggGTTGTAAAGGTTGGTGAATTTTAAATGGTTTTGAATTGTGTATCAGTAGGAGGGGTTCAGCTATTCTGCTGTCATGATGTAAACTTTATTTGTATTGATGGATGTACAGTTCCACAAAGTTATGGGGGTTAGAAACAAGACATGAAATAGACATGTATTCGGTTAAATATAAACAtggagaaatatttcaaataataaaggAATTTTTTTGCTGTTAGTCAAGTGCCAATATTAACTTAGAAACTGTTCCATTGCAATTCACCTTTCATTCCAATTTAATTTATTATGCTCACTTTTGTGGTTGTCTAGATGTAGCACCCTGATCTAGATGGAAGTTGCTACTCTGTAAAAGCTCTCTTATTATTTCTTATGTTAAGGGTATTCATATAATATTAATTGAACATACACTGTAGTAATTCTATAGTTGAAAGGCAGGATTTGTAAAGAATGATACTTTTGTTAAAGGGTCTttgtatgtaatttttgtaggacaaaaaacacaatgtctatacagatttacattaaacttacatagtttgaagataatgaaagtagaaagcttccctggaaataattattacttgctgaggtgcttgattttttttttttaaatgagtaaaacaatgtcaggaAAAAAtgtttcgtctcagtgatcatatattatgagacaaaaattattttagcatgtaaaaacgtattttcattcattgttttactaatttctcaaaaactacagcaccccagcaactaatgttttaaggtacgctttctactatcattattttcaaacggtattagtttaatgtaagtctgtggacattgtgtttttgtgttacaaaaagtacccaaatcctcaCTTTGCTTAATTTGATTGTCCAAATCAAAATCAGATGGACAGaaattggtgttttttgttttccccaaatAATGTGAAGAACTTGTTTCCTGGTATGATTGTAGCTTTTTGTTTGGATCTAGCCAAAGTATGAACAAGTTCATTTTTGAAAATGACATTCTCCTCCTATTTGCTGACTTgaaaaggcactgggcaccttttgtaattgtcaaagaccagaattctcaaaaactatgttacttcagagggagccgtttctcacaatgttttataccatcaacagctatccattgctcattaccaagtaagcttttgtgctaacaagtattttgagtaattaccaatagtgtccagtgcctttaagctatgTCGAAATATAAACATTTTCATTGAGGCACGTACATTTAATGTAAGGTACAATGGGATAATATGAAAACTACATCATCACTTCATTGTCTAAATGAACTGTGAAATGCAATAAGAGAATAAAACACCAACTTATTATTGAAATGTATGAAAattagttgtttgtttgtttgtttgtttgtttgtttgtttgtttgtttgtttgtttgtttgtttgtttgtttgtttgtttgtttgtttgtttgtttgtttgtttgtttgtttgttatttccaaatatcacaataaataatcataaaacatacaagaaaaaagaggagggcaccaggagcctggaccctttaaaatataaattaatttgttttagtttataacaataaacaatattGATTGATGAAGTGAAAGTACGGTGAAAGGTGTAATGCATACAGcaaaaaatagcacaaaacaaTGATTGGTTGTAATCAAACTGTTTTTAACAATGTGTTTGCTATGCAGCCATAAATACATATTATTGAgagtttttaaacaaacagaaaaattaACAGAACATATTTAGGAAATTACAAATTAGACAATTTGGAATTGATAATCATGGTACGCGTGTAGTTAATACAGGTGGTGTCATTTTAGACGATACTGGTTATAAGTaggtttttcatgtattttttgaagctgtgcacagttctaaatgaaggtattggggtgagctgattccagagtagggggccttgatgtctgactgttttcataaataaagtggTCCGAGCCTTTCCAATATGAATTTTAGTAGCAGATCTAGTGTTATGTGAATGTCAATATTTCGTGAAAAGAGTAGTCTTATGTTAACAAGTTAAAATCCATCTTAAACATAAGGACCCCAAGATGATATTTATACGGTTTAAAAATATCGAGTGTTTTAAATTCCTTGAAAAGGGGTGCAGTGTGCTCTCTAAAGCTagaattggttattactctCAAGGTTTTCTTCTGTACGATTATAGCTTGTTCAGGTAAGAAGCACGAGTGTTTCCCCAGGCTAGAATTCCGTATTGAAAGTGGCGTAAACTTTTAAGGAGATTTGATAAATTTAGGCTTTAAAGTTGGTATTAGTTTGCGTCCTCCAGGAAACTGGCAGCGAGTCAGGTTTGGGAAAaagtagcccaccttgttgagctgttatggctctcttttaacatcgaGCCCGTAACAGCTCATCTGAGTTGGCTAGGGGAAAGCACTAAGGGATGCTATTTTTTTCTAGAGCAGGCCTAGGCCTAAATTAACAAAATTCCAAACGGCTGACTTACAAAGAATTCAAAAGGGATCAGAAGTTCAATTGTCTGAAAACATATCTGAttggttttcaagaggctgTGAGACtttaaattgtattgtttttatttaaaggcagtggacactgttgtcaaagactagccttcacagttggtttatctcaacataggcataaaataactaacctgtgaaaatttgagctcaatcggtcatcgaagttgcgagataataatgaaagaaagaacacccttgtcacacgaagttgtgtgcgtttagatggttgattttgagacctcaagttctaaatctgaagtctcgaaatctaatttgtggaaaattacttctttctaaaaaactatggcacttcagagggagccgtttctcacaatgtgttataccacaacctctccccattactcgtcaccaagaaaggtactttatgctaataattattttgagtaattaccaacagtgtccactgcctttacttgATTAAAATATTATCATTTAGGTTTGGTTATACTTTTTAGGGGAGTTTTACACCCAGATCaaaatcactacaaaaaatACCGCCATCTGTCGACAATGCATTGTCATTAATGTCAATGTCCTATATGCGGAAATAATATGAGGAATGGAAATTATTGGGAAATAATGTGGATATTTCTTAGACGTGGACCAGAAACCCAAATAGCCCTCATCCCTGCTGGTAGGACATCACCAACCCGCCAACCCTCCATATCTTCAAAACATCATCATTTGGAGTGCGTGTgagtctagtttattgctccatggtgtGAGCGACCATAGAGGAGTGACCTACATAATTAATGataaaatacttttattttgtgcacTCAATAAACTCAAACATAATCTCCGGCTTTGCCTTAAAGAAACTGTGAGCGGGAATATTTTTACGACCTCGCCACCAATTTCGATTCTGCCCGGTTTCTTTTTTTACCTCAGGTTGTATCTATTCGATTGGGTTAGGgtcaaaaagtgtacaaaaagTGGTTTTCATGGGACCGGTTTTCAAACTGTAGTTGTTTTACTCTCTCTTTCATCAGGATGTCATGCGGTAACCCAGACctagtaactggggcgctgtatgcCTATTCCTGTTTTCGAAATTGTGACATTATCTGTCAAACTTAGTATATACTAGGTCTAAGACCGATAACCTtacatttcgaaaaaggaatacagcgcccctgTTACCGGGTCTATTATGCGGTATATAACCCTTCGTACAGGTAAGACAACAATTCAGTGGACTTGAAGTTAACTGGAGCGGATAAAATGGTGGCGACGTATGGAATTATCCCCAATTATGTTCAAACccatatctgtggacattgtgttttgtgtaacaaaaagtacaaaccCTAAGTCTGatacaccctttaaagtggacactattggtattcactcaaaataattattagcataaaaccttacttggtaataggtaatggggagaggttgatagtacaaatcattgtgagaaacagttccctctgaagtgaagtagttggTCAAACTTTGGCTTTGTTATCTGACAACATCCATCAGTGAAGATGTTTAATCTTTTGGACTATTTTGTAATTGGGTGAAGCACTGATTATTCCTGGAATTGAAGGTAAGACTGCATCATATTGCTGACCAGTATATCATGCactttgacatcatcaaaaagAGATTGTCATTTGTAATGTATTCCTACATTATGTTAATGTGTATGCTAATGAACATGTCCTTAGACAGTGACATTGGaatgaaacataaaaacaaGCTGTCATCTGAGTAAATGTCTTTCTTTGATTCATAAGATTGTGTCAGATATGGCTGACCAGAGTGAGGAGACCATGGAAGAGGAGGAGATGGTCAGGCAATCTCAAGAACCCGAACAAAGATCGATGGCTGTTTATGAAAACATTCAACCGTTGCCAGAAACAAGAGACTTAGTGAGagcagaaaacacacaaatgctTCAAGGTTAAACTTACTGTGATTAGTATCAATCTGTACGCATGA
Above is a window of Asterias rubens chromosome 11, eAstRub1.3, whole genome shotgun sequence DNA encoding:
- the LOC117296836 gene encoding NLR family CARD domain-containing protein 4-like isoform X2: MADQSGETMEEEEMARQSQEPEQRSRAVVENIQPLPETRDLVRAENTQMLQGGVMQSTSLHHTVGSGNLAVSNPSHCTINYVHLKPGATEDVLPAFENLTASSKQKQASDSAVKPTDDGSVQGAHPTKDQAQVAAESCRKAIRTHYRSTYVKLIPWEDDDTKHIEDIFTESTLWKSGDKLKSYKDIFLQTTRHGDGIKRVILIGLAGRGKSTIIDKMAYDWACGEALQQFELVFVIRMRAVEQSTELIDSIFEQVLDEDTGVDKNSLSSFISHNQDKVLILFDGCDELKTPTLDEASFGSILKILNCKKDRECFVVVTTRPSHYNKLVTRSLIQEPVTRVRVEGFDTEDIKKYVKRFYSEEHVKAEKLIQMIKSSNVLSDLAKSPMLLLLMCILWREDSKLPETLYRIYSEVLEYIFHRKTQMSSDEISKVTNELGKIALQGLFAPKQQLAFPEQVFDEPNVLESAIKAGILTRHKVLKGMRSHNSIEFLHKSFQECCAGKYLQSLLETNKVEFQRNLEEIIFKGNDFEYVLQFCAGDNMACTNGILQILTKVQSQTLKGLHCYFEGQSKDLPPVEFMKNVLTDQIDIHKWKMDTLKSFIYFLRNVHTHTEENKQTDYLDKVQSVVISGCHLGECMSDLVDSMSLMTNLSLVELVTCTLNESTEEYSALSGATSSAALWAYHFKKMKNLQTVVLSYCSLTVEDMTHIAPALCDLPNLVELDLEKNNLGGSAALWAYHFKKMKNLQKLVLSFCSLVDEDMTHIAPALCDLPNLVKLDLGKNTLGGSAALWAYHFKKMKNLQKLVLSSCLLTDEDMTHIAPALCDLPNLVELDLWKNNLGGSAAWAYHFKNM
- the LOC117296836 gene encoding NLR family CARD domain-containing protein 4-like isoform X1; this encodes MADQSGETMEEEEMARQSQEPEQRSRAVVENIQPLPETRDLVRAENTQMLQAGGVMQSTSLHHTVGSGNLAVSNPSHCTINYVHLKPGATEDVLPAFENLTASSKQKQASDSAVKPTDDGSVQGAHPTKDQAQVAAESCRKAIRTHYRSTYVKLIPWEDDDTKHIEDIFTESTLWKSGDKLKSYKDIFLQTTRHGDGIKRVILIGLAGRGKSTIIDKMAYDWACGEALQQFELVFVIRMRAVEQSTELIDSIFEQVLDEDTGVDKNSLSSFISHNQDKVLILFDGCDELKTPTLDEASFGSILKILNCKKDRECFVVVTTRPSHYNKLVTRSLIQEPVTRVRVEGFDTEDIKKYVKRFYSEEHVKAEKLIQMIKSSNVLSDLAKSPMLLLLMCILWREDSKLPETLYRIYSEVLEYIFHRKTQMSSDEISKVTNELGKIALQGLFAPKQQLAFPEQVFDEPNVLESAIKAGILTRHKVLKGMRSHNSIEFLHKSFQECCAGKYLQSLLETNKVEFQRNLEEIIFKGNDFEYVLQFCAGDNMACTNGILQILTKVQSQTLKGLHCYFEGQSKDLPPVEFMKNVLTDQIDIHKWKMDTLKSFIYFLRNVHTHTEENKQTDYLDKVQSVVISGCHLGECMSDLVDSMSLMTNLSLVELVTCTLNESTEEYSALSGATSSAALWAYHFKKMKNLQTVVLSYCSLTVEDMTHIAPALCDLPNLVELDLEKNNLGGSAALWAYHFKKMKNLQKLVLSFCSLVDEDMTHIAPALCDLPNLVKLDLGKNTLGGSAALWAYHFKKMKNLQKLVLSSCLLTDEDMTHIAPALCDLPNLVELDLWKNNLGGSAAWAYHFKNM
- the LOC117296836 gene encoding NLR family CARD domain-containing protein 4-like isoform X3, with the protein product MQSTSLHHTVGSGNLAVSNPSHCTINYVHLKPGATEDVLPAFENLTASSKQKQASDSAVKPTDDGSVQGAHPTKDQAQVAAESCRKAIRTHYRSTYVKLIPWEDDDTKHIEDIFTESTLWKSGDKLKSYKDIFLQTTRHGDGIKRVILIGLAGRGKSTIIDKMAYDWACGEALQQFELVFVIRMRAVEQSTELIDSIFEQVLDEDTGVDKNSLSSFISHNQDKVLILFDGCDELKTPTLDEASFGSILKILNCKKDRECFVVVTTRPSHYNKLVTRSLIQEPVTRVRVEGFDTEDIKKYVKRFYSEEHVKAEKLIQMIKSSNVLSDLAKSPMLLLLMCILWREDSKLPETLYRIYSEVLEYIFHRKTQMSSDEISKVTNELGKIALQGLFAPKQQLAFPEQVFDEPNVLESAIKAGILTRHKVLKGMRSHNSIEFLHKSFQECCAGKYLQSLLETNKVEFQRNLEEIIFKGNDFEYVLQFCAGDNMACTNGILQILTKVQSQTLKGLHCYFEGQSKDLPPVEFMKNVLTDQIDIHKWKMDTLKSFIYFLRNVHTHTEENKQTDYLDKVQSVVISGCHLGECMSDLVDSMSLMTNLSLVELVTCTLNESTEEYSALSGATSSAALWAYHFKKMKNLQTVVLSYCSLTVEDMTHIAPALCDLPNLVELDLEKNNLGGSAALWAYHFKKMKNLQKLVLSFCSLVDEDMTHIAPALCDLPNLVKLDLGKNTLGGSAALWAYHFKKMKNLQKLVLSSCLLTDEDMTHIAPALCDLPNLVELDLWKNNLGGSAAWAYHFKNM